A genomic stretch from Spiroplasma endosymbiont of Clivina fossor includes:
- a CDS encoding PQQ-binding-like beta-propeller repeat protein translates to MKKLLSLLSTITIASSGMAGIVANSPYEKQEQQTKLKNINYKRQKRSNNENNKINRTKIVITTKGEIFANGLVLNNKVYFSSKDHNVYEYDPVTKEQKIIIITKGEVWTSGVVLNKKLYFGSDDYNVYEYDPATEQQKIVITANSWIRSSGVVLNNKVYFGSTDQNVYEYDPATGQQKIVITTKGEIFASGVILNNKVYFGSFDNNVYEYDPVIKEQKIIIKTKGVVQSSGVVLNNKVYFGSTDQNVYEYDPATGQQKIVIRTNGGIWSSGAVLNNKIYFGSEDHNVYEYDPITRKQKIVIVTNLWVGSPGLVFNNKLYIGSADQNIYEYDPVTEQQKIIIKTEGRVQSSGVVLNNKIYFGSFDNNVYEYSEYNLNSNLGQINDNSDNAILNELNYLNPDLDISLLEIVNKTNNPAIIKEKNNSKYFGELTVNYKIKNKGEINDINLNELIKRSVFFKFRDENPNLIFKEISNVNSNNLNFSNTEITKQENSFLWSNVPKNVCSDREIINKTPNTRSFNVPACEYNSKSKLVFQITTGLTKTKQENKLNGWNINSDDEMKLTDFTNINNKNSEIINVLSNEFYLSNTNKQEQEMILSIFKEPADKFELNPNEKLKITYPVRIITSKVILNLKQKITGNITAKIIDDNNKEQIVTLSITEVMQILQKYSLLPNEITIDKNNDKITFNGEAFFSSEREGPVRTNTVTTIV, encoded by the coding sequence ATGAAAAAATTACTTAGTTTATTAAGTACAATAACAATAGCAAGTAGTGGAATGGCGGGAATCGTTGCCAATAGTCCTTATGAAAAACAAGAGCAACAAACTAAATTAAAAAACATAAATTATAAAAGACAAAAACGAAGTAATAATGAAAATAATAAAATAAATAGAACAAAGATTGTAATTACAACAAAAGGTGAAATTTTTGCTAATGGACTTGTTTTAAACAACAAAGTATATTTTAGTTCAAAAGATCATAATGTTTATGAATATGATCCCGTAACCAAAGAACAAAAAATTATTATTATTACAAAAGGTGAAGTTTGAACTTCTGGGGTGGTGTTAAATAAAAAACTATATTTTGGTTCAGATGATTATAATGTTTATGAATATGACCCCGCCACAGAACAACAAAAAATTGTCATTACAGCAAATTCTTGAATAAGATCTTCTGGGGTGGTGTTAAATAATAAGGTTTATTTTGGTTCAACAGATCAAAATGTTTATGAATATGATCCTGCCACAGGACAACAAAAAATTGTCATTACAACAAAGGGCGAAATTTTTGCTAGTGGCGTTATTTTAAATAATAAGGTTTATTTTGGTTCGTTTGATAATAATGTTTATGAATATGATCCTGTAATCAAAGAACAAAAAATTATTATCAAAACAAAAGGAGTAGTCCAATCTTCTGGGGTGGTGTTAAATAATAAGGTTTATTTTGGTTCAACAGATCAAAATGTTTATGAATATGATCCTGCCACAGGACAACAAAAAATTGTTATTAGAACAAACGGAGGAATTTGATCTTCCGGCGCTGTATTAAACAATAAAATATATTTTGGTTCAGAAGATCATAATGTTTATGAATACGATCCAATTACAAGAAAGCAAAAAATTGTTATTGTTACAAATTTATGAGTTGGTTCTCCTGGTTTAGTTTTCAATAATAAATTATATATTGGTTCAGCAGATCAAAATATATATGAATATGATCCAGTAACAGAACAACAAAAAATTATTATCAAAACAGAAGGAAGAGTCCAATCTTCTGGAGTGGTGTTAAATAATAAGATATATTTTGGTTCATTTGATAATAATGTATATGAATATAGTGAGTATAATTTAAATTCAAATTTGGGACAAATTAATGATAATTCTGATAATGCAATTTTAAATGAATTAAATTATTTAAATCCTGATTTAGATATTTCATTATTAGAAATAGTTAATAAAACAAATAATCCAGCGATAATAAAAGAAAAAAATAATAGTAAATATTTTGGTGAACTTACTGTTAATTACAAAATTAAAAATAAAGGTGAAATTAATGATATTAATTTAAACGAATTAATTAAAAGATCAGTATTTTTTAAGTTTCGAGATGAAAATCCAAATTTAATATTTAAAGAAATAAGTAATGTTAATAGTAATAATTTAAATTTTTCAAATACTGAAATAACAAAACAAGAAAATTCATTTTTATGATCTAATGTTCCTAAAAATGTATGTTCTGATAGAGAAATTATCAATAAAACTCCAAATACAAGATCATTTAATGTACCCGCTTGTGAATATAATTCAAAATCAAAATTAGTATTTCAAATTACAACAGGATTAACTAAAACAAAACAAGAAAATAAATTAAATGGTTGAAACATAAATTCTGATGATGAAATGAAATTAACAGATTTTACAAATATAAATAATAAAAATTCTGAAATCATTAATGTATTATCAAATGAATTTTATTTATCAAACACAAATAAACAAGAACAAGAAATGATTTTAAGTATTTTTAAGGAACCCGCTGATAAATTTGAACTTAATCCCAATGAAAAATTAAAAATTACTTATCCAGTAAGAATAATTACATCTAAAGTTATATTAAATTTAAAACAAAAAATTACAGGAAATATTACTGCCAAAATAATTGATGATAACAATAAAGAACAAATAGTTACATTATCAATTACAGAAGTAATGCAAATTTTACAAAAATATAGTTTATTACCCAATGAAATTACTATAGATAAAAACAATGATAAAATAACATTTAACGGTGAAGCATTTTTTTCATCAGAGAGAGAAGGGCCAGTAAGAACAAATACAGTTACTACTATAGTATAA
- a CDS encoding IS256 family transposase — protein MTKKIKKEPDAIDKVVDYFLENIDNPQDLFKGNTIFQEFTKKLTERMLNTEIKDYLETDENHNKRNGNTQKTIITKNGSIAIDVPRDRNSTFEPVIIPKRQRRFDNFDQKVISLYARGMTISDIKAQLQEFYHGAEISESLISQITDDVIEEVKMWQTKPLEKIYPIVYFDCIVVKVKQDKRIINKAVYLVLGINLDGLKDILGMWISENEGAKFWLNNLTEMKNRGLQDILVACSDNLTGMSDAIEAVFPKTQHQLCIVHQIRNSLKFVPYKDRKLVANDLKSIYTAINEEIALIALDHFSEKWNKKYPQITKSWKNNWNNLIIFLEYPQEFRRIIYTTNAIESVNSQLRKVIKNKKIFPNDASVFKIFYLAFQNMVKKWTMPIQNWGSAISHLMIKFEDRVNLS, from the coding sequence ATGACAAAAAAAATAAAAAAAGAACCTGACGCAATTGATAAAGTTGTTGATTATTTTTTAGAAAATATTGATAATCCACAAGATTTATTTAAAGGCAATACTATTTTTCAGGAATTTACCAAAAAATTAACTGAACGAATGTTAAATACGGAAATTAAAGATTATCTTGAAACTGATGAGAATCATAATAAAAGAAATGGCAACACACAAAAAACCATTATTACTAAAAATGGTTCAATCGCAATTGATGTACCAAGAGATCGAAATAGTACTTTTGAACCAGTAATTATTCCAAAAAGACAAAGAAGATTTGATAACTTTGATCAAAAAGTAATTTCTTTATATGCAAGAGGAATGACAATTTCTGATATCAAAGCACAATTGCAAGAATTCTATCACGGAGCAGAAATTTCAGAAAGTTTAATTAGTCAAATAACTGATGATGTTATTGAAGAAGTTAAAATGTGACAAACTAAACCTTTAGAGAAGATTTATCCGATTGTTTATTTTGATTGTATTGTTGTTAAAGTAAAGCAAGATAAACGAATAATAAATAAAGCAGTTTATCTTGTCTTAGGAATTAATTTAGATGGTTTAAAAGATATTTTAGGAATGTGAATTAGTGAGAATGAGGGAGCCAAATTTTGACTTAATAATCTTACGGAAATGAAAAATCGTGGGTTACAAGATATTCTTGTTGCTTGTAGTGATAATTTAACTGGGATGTCTGATGCAATAGAAGCTGTTTTCCCAAAAACACAGCATCAATTATGCATTGTTCATCAAATTCGCAATAGTTTAAAATTTGTTCCTTACAAAGATCGCAAACTTGTAGCTAATGATTTAAAATCAATTTATACAGCAATTAATGAAGAAATAGCGTTAATTGCTTTAGATCATTTTTCAGAAAAATGAAATAAAAAGTATCCACAAATTACTAAATCATGAAAAAATAACTGAAATAATTTAATAATTTTTCTTGAATATCCTCAGGAATTTAGAAGAATTATTTACACAACTAATGCGATTGAATCTGTTAATAGTCAATTAAGAAAAGTCATTAAGAATAAAAAGATTTTTCCTAATGACGCATCAGTTTTTAAAATATTTTATTTAGCATTTCAAAATATGGTTAAGAAATGAACGATGCCAATTCAAAATTGGGGTAGTGCAATTTCACATTTAATGATAAAATTTGAGGACAGAGTGAATTTAAGTTAA
- a CDS encoding Mbov_0401 family ICE element transposase-like protein — translation MLEINSVKTLENKHWFSLFTTHKNMYTNKCEQLANEYEKLDEYLYKYHYRLKQGYKVVHFALRTIITIFGDVTFKRRRYKYWNQKSGKFEYVCLLDKEIGLLPKQRIYFDVQFKVLNLLGDGKRYRDVLDALNHCYISKGSISNILNKYDIAEYFQLAEKETKTRIDVKNKDLYIQLDETFLATLDHKVKQDQRIRLVTFHTGHKEKNYKNARRELENKRGHFLMLKVGKRINTMDYRDLLIKELQKHYVNINYDKIIVCGDGDTWIREIANSFGNVRYILDGYHAIKKLKQTAFNIVFENRKVTLNSWIKLYKDGNHQELIKTIRNIAKNELNKDIKTNLRKASNYFSNNKHGIHNQNLEWNIGCSIESDVSHLVKQQLGYGAKIYNHKNLNNLLHLRMANLNKLNVLH, via the coding sequence ATGTTAGAAATTAATAGTGTAAAAACCTTAGAAAATAAACATTGATTTAGTTTATTTACAACTCACAAAAATATGTACACCAATAAATGCGAACAACTAGCTAATGAATATGAAAAATTAGATGAATACTTATATAAATATCATTATCGGTTAAAACAAGGTTATAAAGTAGTTCATTTTGCTTTAAGAACAATTATTACAATTTTTGGTGATGTTACTTTTAAACGACGCCGATATAAATATTGAAATCAAAAATCAGGTAAATTCGAATATGTATGTTTGTTAGATAAAGAAATTGGTTTATTGCCCAAACAACGCATTTATTTTGATGTCCAATTTAAAGTTTTAAATCTTTTGGGCGATGGTAAACGATATCGCGATGTTTTAGATGCTCTAAATCATTGTTATATTTCAAAAGGTAGTATTTCAAATATTTTAAATAAATATGATATTGCCGAATATTTTCAACTAGCAGAAAAAGAAACTAAAACTAGAATTGATGTTAAAAATAAGGATTTATATATTCAACTAGATGAGACATTTTTAGCGACATTAGACCATAAAGTTAAACAAGACCAAAGAATTCGTTTAGTTACTTTTCATACCGGACATAAAGAAAAAAATTACAAAAATGCTCGTAGAGAATTAGAAAACAAACGAGGTCATTTTCTAATGTTAAAAGTTGGTAAACGAATAAATACGATGGATTATCGTGATTTATTAATTAAAGAATTACAAAAACATTATGTGAATATTAATTATGACAAAATAATTGTTTGTGGCGATGGTGATACTTGAATTAGAGAAATTGCCAATAGTTTTGGTAATGTTAGATATATTTTAGATGGTTATCATGCTATTAAAAAATTAAAACAAACTGCATTTAATATTGTTTTTGAAAATCGCAAAGTAACACTAAATAGTTGAATTAAATTATATAAAGATGGAAATCATCAAGAATTAATCAAAACCATTCGTAATATTGCTAAAAATGAATTAAATAAAGATATTAAAACAAATTTAAGGAAAGCGAGTAATTATTTCAGTAATAATAAGCATGGTATTCATAATCAAAATTTAGAATGAAATATCGGCTGTAGCATTGAAAGTGATGTATCACATTTGGTAAAACAACAATTAGGATACGGGGCAAAAATATATAATCATAAGAATTTAAATAACCTATTACATTTAAGAATGGCAAATTTAAACAAATTAAATGTATTACATTAG
- a CDS encoding IS1/IS1595 family N-terminal zinc-binding domain-containing protein, whose amino-acid sequence MEKIIQELVNTLTDDQFLEFYEKIKQQAELIKKQKRLNEIDQKFRAHGIKCPKCESYHCVKNGHNSEGKQKYLCKNCRASFDAFRNHFIYWSHLNYEQWNLLIQISLLGQSSKTISRFIKTTLKTAWYNRQKLMKSKQLENTQLKFKKLSGKIQIDETFIKEIHKGNFKYKTDPRRIHLDPFATNTKCCIQMAIDNNNNIYVKSTNTKRLQKQWVIENMNKELINENSIITSDMQKLYFLVAKQTNSTLCVTKTTINPEASYRNLNKISKLQSSLKEALIHYHGLGFTNIQNYLNLWKWKYQHKGLTPNQQTAVLYFNV is encoded by the coding sequence ATGGAAAAAATAATTCAAGAACTAGTAAATACTTTAACAGATGATCAATTTTTAGAATTTTATGAAAAAATCAAACAACAAGCAGAATTAATAAAAAAACAAAAACGTTTAAATGAAATTGATCAAAAATTTAGAGCGCACGGTATTAAATGCCCTAAATGTGAATCTTACCATTGCGTTAAAAATGGACATAATTCAGAAGGAAAACAAAAATATTTATGTAAAAATTGTCGTGCAAGTTTTGACGCTTTTCGTAATCATTTTATTTATTGAAGTCATTTAAATTATGAACAATGAAATTTATTGATTCAAATTTCATTGCTGGGACAATCTAGTAAAACAATTTCTCGTTTTATTAAAACTACATTAAAAACTGCTTGATATAATCGTCAAAAATTAATGAAATCAAAACAATTAGAAAATACCCAATTAAAATTTAAAAAATTATCTGGTAAAATCCAAATCGATGAAACATTCATTAAAGAAATCCATAAAGGAAATTTCAAATATAAAACTGATCCACGAAGAATTCACCTTGACCCATTCGCAACTAATACTAAATGCTGTATTCAAATGGCAATTGATAATAATAACAATATTTATGTTAAATCCACAAACACCAAACGTTTACAAAAACAATGAGTTATTGAAAATATGAACAAAGAATTAATTAACGAAAATTCAATTATTACTTCTGATATGCAAAAATTATATTTTTTAGTAGCAAAACAAACAAATTCTACTTTATGTGTAACTAAAACAACAATTAATCCTGAAGCTAGTTATCGTAACTTAAATAAAATCAGTAAATTACAATCTAGTCTTAAAGAAGCCTTAATTCATTATCATGGTTTAGGTTTTACTAATATTCAAAATTATTTAAATCTCTGAAAATGAAAATACCAACATAAGGGTTTAACTCCAAACCAACAAACAGCGGTATTATATTTTAATGTATAA